From Salvia splendens isolate huo1 chromosome 16, SspV2, whole genome shotgun sequence, a single genomic window includes:
- the LOC121772742 gene encoding glutamine synthetase cytosolic isozyme-like, translated as MSLLTDLINLNISESTEKIIAEYVWIGGSGMDLRSKARTLSGPVSKPSELPKWNYDGSSTGQAPGEDSEVILYPQAIFRDPFRRGHNILVICDAYTPAGEPLPTNNRHSAAKIFSHPDVVAEVPWYGIEQEYTLLQKEVKWPLGWPVGGFPGPQGPYYCGIGADKAFGRDIVDAHYKACLYAGVNISGINGEVMPGQWEFQVGPSVGISAGDELWIARYILERITEIAGVVVSFDPKPIEGDWNGAGAHTNYSTKSMREEGGYEVIKKAIEKLGLRHKEHIAAYGEGNERRLTGKHETADINTFKWGVANRGASIRVGRDTEKEGKGYFEDRRPASNMDPYVVTSMIAETTLLGKQ; from the exons TGGTATGGACCTCAGAAGCAAAGCTAGG ACTCTTTCTGGCCCTGTGAGCAAACCTTCGGAGCTCCCCAAGTGGAACTACGATGGATCCAGCACCGGCCAAGCTCCCGGAGAGGACAGTGAAGTCATCCTATA TCCGCAGGCAATTTTCCGGGATCCATTTAGAAGGGGACATAACATTCTG GTCATCTGTGATGCGTATACGCCTGCTGGCGAGCCTCTTCCAACGAACAACCGACACAGTGCAGCCAAGATTTTCAGCCATCCTGATGTTGTTGCAGAGGTTCCATGGTATGGTATCGAGCAAGAGTACACTCTTCTGCAGAAGGAAGTTAAATGGCCGCTTGGATGGCCCGTTGGTGGTTTCCCCGGACCTCAG GGACCTTATTACTGTGGAATTGGAGCTGACAAAGCCTTTGGTCGTGACATCGTTGATGCGCACTACAAGGCCTGCCTTTATGCCGGAGTCAACATCAGTGGCATCAACGGAGAGGTGATGCCTGGCCAG TGGGAGTTCCAGGTCGGACCATCAGTTGGCATTTCAGCTGGAGACGAGCTGTGGATTGCTCGCTACATATTGGAG AGGATCACTGAGATTGCTGGAGTCGTTGTGTCGTTCGACCCCAAGCCCATCGAG GGTGATTGGAATGGGGCTGGTGCACACACCAACTACAG CACCAAGTCGATGAGGGAGGAAGGAGGCTACGAGGTCATCAAGAAGGCCATTGAGAAGCTCGGGCTGAGGCACAAAGAGCACATTGCTGCCTACGGGGAGGGCAACGAGCGTCGCCTAACTGGAAAGCACGAAACTGCTGACATCAACACCTTCAAATGG GGTGTTGCTAACCGCGGTGCATCCATCCGTGTGGGGCGTGACACGGAGAAAGAGGGCAAGGGCTACTTTGAGGACAGGCGGCCGGCTTCCAACATGGACCCCTATGTTGTGACCTCGATGATCGCGGAGACCACCCTCCTCGGCAAGCAGTGA